Proteins encoded within one genomic window of Aerococcus viridans:
- a CDS encoding MBL fold metallo-hydrolase, whose product MHVYQLTVGPVQEHPYFIVKGNKDTLIIDPGDQTETIEQLIAENQLNPVAILLTHAHFDHIGAVEDIRERYNIDVWQHIIEADWLKDKQTRMPKTHTHYWDKMGQQSVAGFTFKTAHVPGHSPGSVVYIFEEDGFVVAGDTLFKGTIGRTDLDHGDKDALITGIKRHLLTLRDEMQVLPGHGEITTIGQEKTTNPFLQGNL is encoded by the coding sequence ATGCATGTATATCAATTAACTGTAGGACCTGTCCAAGAACATCCTTACTTTATCGTCAAAGGCAACAAGGATACACTGATCATTGATCCTGGTGACCAAACAGAAACAATCGAACAACTGATCGCAGAAAACCAGTTAAATCCAGTAGCGATTCTCTTGACCCACGCCCATTTCGACCACATCGGTGCCGTAGAAGACATTCGCGAGCGGTATAACATTGATGTATGGCAACATATCATCGAAGCCGACTGGTTGAAAGACAAGCAAACCAGAATGCCTAAAACCCATACCCATTATTGGGACAAAATGGGACAACAATCCGTTGCTGGCTTCACTTTTAAAACTGCACACGTACCAGGGCATTCCCCAGGATCCGTTGTATATATTTTTGAGGAAGACGGCTTCGTCGTTGCTGGCGATACCTTATTCAAAGGAACCATTGGTCGAACCGACTTAGATCACGGTGACAAAGATGCATTAATTACTGGTATCAAGCGTCATTTATTGACCTTAAGGGATGAAATGCAAGTTCTTCCAGGACACGGTGAAATTACTACAATTGGTCAGGAAAAAACGACCAATCCATTTTTACAAGGCAATCTCTAA
- the cbpA gene encoding cyclic di-AMP binding protein CbpA yields MNIRELSVKREDVKYVTEANTLQEALDIMKEYNFRSLPILSQSGTMYRGNIYRQHIYKRLLNGESLDVSVTHHLKNATKYIYTNSTLFQTIFAIRDLPYISVLNEDHTFYGILTHRAYERGLFKAWSLDEDGFVLTIQANQEDQGALAVISRIIGRFASINTVVTTVDPKTDLSNIIISLKGDCSHQSLEKIISRIERKNYKILSVGNTKSIALS; encoded by the coding sequence ATGAACATCCGGGAACTAAGTGTCAAACGGGAGGACGTTAAATATGTCACTGAGGCGAACACCTTACAAGAAGCCTTAGACATTATGAAAGAATATAATTTCCGGTCCCTTCCGATCTTAAGTCAGTCCGGAACGATGTATCGCGGAAACATTTACCGACAACACATTTACAAGAGACTTTTAAATGGCGAGTCTTTAGACGTATCGGTTACCCACCATTTAAAGAATGCAACGAAATACATCTATACCAATTCAACCCTCTTCCAAACCATCTTTGCCATTCGGGACCTACCTTATATCAGTGTCTTGAACGAAGACCATACCTTCTATGGCATCCTGACTCACCGGGCTTATGAGCGCGGTTTGTTCAAGGCTTGGTCTTTGGATGAGGACGGTTTTGTCTTAACGATTCAAGCAAACCAAGAAGACCAAGGTGCTTTAGCAGTCATTTCCCGTATTATCGGTCGCTTTGCTTCTATCAATACGGTGGTTACGACTGTTGATCCGAAAACTGACTTATCGAATATCATCATTTCATTAAAAGGTGACTGTTCACATCAATCGCTTGAGAAAATTATCTCAAGGATTGAACGGAAGAATTATAAGATTCTTTCTGTTGGTAATACTAAATCAATCGCCTTAAGCTAA
- a CDS encoding ABC transporter ATP-binding protein, with protein MIEFKNVEKVYPGGTTAVKEASLTIDDGEFVCFIGTSGSGKTTALRMINRMHDPSSGEILIDGEPTTSKDPVELRRGIGYVIQQTGLMPHMTVYDNIVTVPRLLKWDEKKNRDIAERLMNRVELPVEYLDRYPSELSGGQQQRIGVIRALAANPKIVLMDEPFGALDPITRDALQELVKELQVEFGSTFVFVTHDMDEALNLADRIAVWHEGDLIQYDTPNEILRNPANEHVRGFLGEERLMQAQTDFITVKEIMITTPLTATLGMSLGKAITIMRDNHVDSLFVIDDDHHLKGLLTLNDVVSRGANTSLSVADVMHTNLRPVYEDALVQDTTTQILKGRIPNMPVVDRAGRLTGLVTRSALVNLVYNSIWGDEEEIDKLTDEPLFENAKTTAVHPIDAPTEGADK; from the coding sequence ATGATAGAGTTCAAGAATGTCGAAAAGGTATATCCAGGGGGCACAACCGCTGTAAAAGAAGCCTCTTTGACAATTGATGATGGTGAGTTTGTATGTTTCATTGGGACTTCAGGTTCTGGTAAGACAACAGCGCTACGGATGATTAATCGTATGCACGATCCATCAAGCGGGGAAATTCTGATTGACGGCGAACCAACAACTTCAAAAGATCCAGTAGAATTACGCCGCGGAATTGGCTATGTAATCCAACAAACAGGATTGATGCCACATATGACTGTATACGACAACATCGTAACAGTACCTCGTTTACTTAAATGGGATGAAAAGAAAAACAGAGATATTGCAGAACGTTTAATGAATCGAGTTGAGTTACCTGTAGAATACTTAGACCGCTACCCAAGCGAGTTATCAGGGGGACAACAACAACGTATTGGGGTTATTCGTGCCTTAGCAGCCAATCCAAAAATCGTTTTGATGGATGAGCCATTTGGTGCCTTAGACCCTATTACACGTGATGCATTACAAGAATTGGTAAAAGAACTACAAGTGGAATTTGGTTCAACCTTTGTGTTCGTAACACATGATATGGATGAAGCCCTAAACTTAGCTGACCGTATCGCAGTATGGCATGAAGGTGACTTAATCCAATATGATACGCCAAACGAAATTTTACGTAATCCAGCTAACGAGCATGTACGTGGTTTCTTAGGTGAAGAACGCTTAATGCAAGCGCAAACTGATTTCATTACAGTAAAAGAAATTATGATTACTACACCGTTAACAGCTACTTTAGGTATGTCTTTAGGTAAAGCCATTACCATCATGCGTGACAACCATGTCGATTCATTATTTGTTATCGATGATGACCACCACTTAAAAGGGTTATTAACATTAAATGACGTGGTTTCACGTGGTGCAAACACAAGCTTATCGGTAGCTGACGTAATGCATACAAATCTACGTCCAGTATATGAAGATGCTCTAGTGCAAGATACAACAACACAAATTCTAAAAGGGCGTATTCCAAACATGCCGGTTGTTGACCGTGCTGGTCGTTTAACTGGTCTGGTTACCCGTTCAGCATTAGTAAACCTTGTTTACAACTCAATTTGGGGTGACGAGGAAGAAATTGACAAATTAACTGATGAACCCCTATTTGAAAATGCAAAAACAACAGCAGTTCACCCAATTGATGCGCCTACTGAAGGAGCTGATAAATAA
- a CDS encoding ABC transporter permease — protein sequence MQEFIASQGSEVIRLLWEHIYMSLISLGLGVIVAVPLGILLSQVPKVANIVISIVSVLQTIPTLALLALMIPFLGVGKVPAIVALFIYSLLPILRNTYLGMSNVNPDLLDAAKGMGLKRMQIIRQVQLPLAVPVIMAGIRLSTVYVIAWTTLASYIGGGGLGDMIFNGLNLFRPDLILGGTIPVTILAVIVDLVMARIEEWVTPTTSSKKGDESLA from the coding sequence ATGCAAGAGTTTATTGCCAGCCAAGGTAGTGAGGTTATTCGCCTACTTTGGGAGCATATTTACATGTCACTGATTTCCTTAGGTTTAGGTGTTATTGTAGCTGTACCTTTAGGTATCCTCCTTTCACAAGTGCCCAAAGTAGCTAATATAGTGATTTCTATTGTGTCAGTTTTACAAACAATTCCAACGTTAGCACTTTTAGCTTTAATGATCCCCTTCCTAGGTGTTGGTAAGGTGCCGGCAATTGTCGCCTTATTTATCTACTCACTATTACCGATTCTCCGTAATACTTACTTAGGGATGTCAAACGTAAACCCAGATTTACTTGACGCTGCTAAGGGGATGGGGTTGAAAAGGATGCAAATTATTCGCCAAGTGCAACTACCACTTGCAGTACCAGTTATTATGGCAGGTATTCGTCTTTCGACGGTATATGTTATCGCCTGGACAACGCTTGCCTCATATATCGGTGGTGGCGGCCTAGGGGATATGATTTTTAACGGATTGAACCTATTTAGACCGGACTTAATTTTAGGTGGTACGATTCCTGTAACCATCCTTGCGGTCATTGTTGACCTAGTGATGGCGCGTATAGAGGAATGGGTTACACCAACAACCTCTTCTAAGAAAGGAGATGAATCACTTGCGTAA
- a CDS encoding osmoprotectant ABC transporter substrate-binding protein yields the protein MNHLRKMKYLKTSIVAVLSTIILTACSLPGLGGSSENGISIVSGSTTERQILGHIVEGMVQHYIDAPTNIIPNLGSSTMNHQALETGNANVSAVNYTGTSLTGELGMEAETDPEVALETVISEFDSQYDMHWYTPGYGFANTYAFMVRREDAEEYGLETVSDLEEYADEFSVGVDNTWLNREGDGYNAFKEIYGFEFSELYPMTIGLVYSAVSSGEVDVVLGYSTDGRIISEDLVVLEDDKRLFPPYDGAAVVTNEAREQYPELDGIFQKLASTISDETMQELNFQSDQYLLEPQVVAERFLEENNYFEDAEPFIEPVSQDNLGGEE from the coding sequence ATGAATCACTTGCGTAAAATGAAATATCTTAAGACATCGATTGTTGCTGTCTTATCGACAATTATTTTAACAGCTTGTTCATTACCTGGATTAGGGGGATCATCTGAAAATGGTATTTCCATTGTTTCCGGATCAACAACTGAACGACAAATCTTAGGGCATATTGTTGAGGGGATGGTGCAACATTACATTGATGCACCAACAAACATTATTCCGAACTTGGGTTCATCAACGATGAACCATCAAGCGCTTGAAACAGGTAATGCCAACGTATCAGCAGTAAACTATACCGGGACTTCACTAACAGGTGAGTTGGGTATGGAAGCTGAAACAGATCCAGAAGTGGCCTTAGAAACAGTTATTTCAGAATTTGATTCGCAATATGATATGCATTGGTACACACCAGGTTATGGTTTTGCCAACACTTATGCTTTCATGGTTCGCCGTGAAGATGCAGAAGAATATGGTTTAGAAACAGTATCTGACTTAGAAGAATACGCTGACGAATTTTCAGTTGGTGTAGATAATACTTGGTTAAATCGTGAAGGTGATGGTTACAATGCCTTCAAAGAAATTTACGGTTTTGAATTCTCTGAATTGTACCCAATGACGATCGGTTTGGTTTATTCAGCCGTATCATCTGGTGAAGTGGATGTTGTATTAGGTTATTCAACAGATGGTCGTATCATTTCTGAGGACTTAGTTGTCCTTGAAGATGATAAACGTCTTTTCCCACCATATGATGGGGCTGCAGTTGTTACAAATGAAGCACGCGAACAGTACCCTGAATTGGATGGCATTTTCCAAAAATTAGCTAGTACAATTTCTGACGAAACCATGCAAGAATTAAATTTCCAAAGTGACCAATACTTACTGGAACCTCAAGTCGTTGCAGAACGCTTTTTAGAAGAAAATAACTATTTCGAAGATGCAGAACCCTTTATTGAACCAGTGTCGCAAGATAATTTAGGAGGTGAAGAATAA
- a CDS encoding ABC transporter permease has product MVDVTQLDLFEQIVYYFQQNGMYLLSQFFRQLLMTSYGVVFAIIVAVPLGFFIAHKRKTSSFILGLANIIQTVPNLALLSVVMLVMGLGPNLVVFTIFLYSILPILRNTYTGVISVDDTMVDVGKGMGMTPWQVIYKVELPLALSVIMGGIRNAFITGIGISTIGTFVGAGGLGDVLQRGVNASDGTSIIIAAVIPISLMSILADWLLGLIEKRLDPSSTK; this is encoded by the coding sequence ATGGTTGACGTTACACAATTAGACTTATTTGAGCAAATCGTGTATTACTTCCAGCAAAATGGGATGTACCTATTATCACAATTCTTCCGCCAACTATTGATGACCTCTTACGGGGTAGTCTTTGCGATTATTGTGGCCGTACCCTTAGGTTTCTTTATTGCCCACAAGCGTAAAACATCTAGCTTTATCTTAGGTTTAGCCAACATTATTCAAACTGTGCCGAACTTAGCCTTACTTTCAGTAGTTATGTTAGTGATGGGTCTAGGACCTAACTTGGTAGTATTTACCATTTTCCTATACTCAATCTTACCAATTCTACGAAATACTTATACCGGTGTTATCAGTGTAGATGATACAATGGTAGATGTTGGTAAAGGGATGGGGATGACCCCTTGGCAAGTGATTTATAAAGTTGAATTACCACTAGCGCTTTCAGTTATTATGGGTGGTATCCGTAATGCCTTCATTACAGGTATCGGGATTTCCACAATCGGTACATTCGTTGGTGCCGGTGGACTTGGTGACGTGTTGCAACGCGGTGTAAATGCATCAGATGGTACTTCTATCATCATCGCAGCTGTGATTCCAATCTCACTTATGTCAATCTTAGCTGACTGGTTGTTAGGACTAATTGAAAAACGACTAGACCCTTCATCAACCAAATAA
- a CDS encoding UDP-N-acetylmuramoyl-tripeptide--D-alanyl-D-alanine ligase, whose product MKPTQIKDIVKAVEAIDFTSTARFTEIDSVEFDSRLITPGALFVPLKGATDGHSYIDKAIENGAVAALWSNDPNEAPVGFPIIQVEDTLVAMQAFAKAYLGWIKPKVVGITGSSGKTTTKDMTAAALSTALKVHKTNGNYNNDIGLPKTILDMPEDTEVIVLEMGMSGAGEISFLSKLAEPDVVVITMIGENHIEFLGSRENIAKAKLEILDGLKEEGTFIYPGDEPLIVDQMPTDLKQSTLTIGLNDDHDIFAFDVMMDQFQSTFYTNLSPELKMEIPLSGGYNVQNALYALGVAYSFGLSMEQVRPNLAEFSITPDRGSWERGILDTQILNDTYNASPSAMKAVIRNFSAIASKGMSQKILVLGDMLELGAFSDELHREIATVIGLNTFKHVFLYGPRIQPLVDALIEKGMHPDLITYIESDKEALIEQVKAILQPEDKVLVKASNGMGLIELVEALRIASPEE is encoded by the coding sequence ATGAAACCAACACAAATTAAAGATATCGTAAAAGCTGTTGAGGCCATTGATTTCACATCAACAGCTCGGTTTACAGAAATTGATTCAGTTGAATTCGATTCACGATTAATTACCCCAGGCGCCCTGTTTGTACCCTTGAAAGGTGCGACAGATGGCCATTCTTATATTGATAAAGCCATTGAGAACGGGGCGGTTGCGGCCTTATGGTCGAACGATCCCAATGAAGCGCCTGTTGGTTTTCCAATTATTCAAGTAGAAGATACCCTGGTTGCCATGCAGGCGTTTGCCAAGGCTTACCTAGGATGGATCAAGCCGAAAGTGGTTGGGATTACTGGTTCTTCTGGTAAAACAACTACCAAAGATATGACGGCAGCAGCCCTATCGACGGCCCTGAAAGTCCACAAGACAAACGGTAACTACAACAATGATATTGGTTTACCTAAAACCATCCTAGATATGCCAGAAGATACAGAAGTCATTGTACTAGAAATGGGTATGTCAGGTGCTGGTGAGATTTCCTTCTTAAGTAAATTGGCGGAACCGGATGTTGTGGTCATTACCATGATTGGGGAAAACCACATCGAATTCCTAGGGTCACGAGAAAATATTGCCAAAGCTAAGTTGGAAATTTTAGATGGATTGAAAGAAGAAGGAACGTTTATTTATCCAGGGGACGAGCCTTTAATTGTCGACCAAATGCCAACCGATTTAAAGCAATCGACTTTAACAATAGGCTTAAATGATGATCATGATATCTTCGCCTTTGACGTGATGATGGATCAATTCCAATCGACCTTCTATACCAATTTGTCACCTGAATTAAAAATGGAAATTCCTTTATCAGGTGGCTATAACGTACAGAACGCCTTATATGCCTTAGGGGTTGCCTACTCATTTGGTTTATCAATGGAGCAAGTTCGTCCTAATTTAGCTGAGTTTTCAATTACGCCTGATCGTGGTTCGTGGGAACGTGGCATTTTAGATACGCAAATCTTAAATGATACTTACAATGCGAGCCCTTCAGCTATGAAAGCTGTCATTCGCAACTTCTCGGCTATTGCTTCAAAAGGCATGTCGCAAAAGATTTTAGTCTTAGGAGACATGTTAGAGCTGGGTGCTTTCTCTGATGAATTGCATAGAGAGATTGCTACTGTTATTGGTTTGAATACCTTCAAGCATGTATTTTTATATGGGCCGCGTATCCAACCCCTAGTGGATGCTTTGATTGAAAAGGGGATGCATCCAGATTTAATTACATATATTGAGTCAGACAAGGAAGCCTTGATTGAACAAGTTAAAGCCATTTTGCAGCCAGAGGACAAGGTCTTAGTGAAGGCAAGTAATGGGATGGGCTTAATTGAGTTAGTGGAAGCGTTAAGAATCGCTTCACCGGAAGAATAG
- a CDS encoding QueT transporter family protein, producing MKTRKLVNSAMITAIYIVLMYFVQPLGFGAIQFRVSEGLNHLAVFHKDYKWGVVLGVFLSNLMFSASLGIYDIVFGTLHTLLSFLVAEYLFRFAKDIKQRMIIISLVFSVMIFIIALELFWVIQLPFWLTYFTTFLSELIIMGITAPLFYYLDKRLNFRKLMEG from the coding sequence ATGAAAACAAGAAAATTGGTGAACTCAGCTATGATCACCGCGATTTACATCGTTTTGATGTATTTCGTCCAACCTTTAGGATTCGGCGCCATTCAATTCCGCGTATCAGAGGGCTTGAACCACTTAGCCGTTTTTCACAAAGACTACAAATGGGGCGTGGTATTGGGGGTCTTCCTATCTAACCTAATGTTCTCGGCATCTCTAGGTATTTACGATATCGTATTTGGGACACTACATACATTGCTATCATTCTTAGTGGCCGAGTACCTATTCAGATTCGCTAAAGACATCAAACAACGCATGATTATCATCAGTCTGGTATTCTCAGTCATGATATTCATCATCGCGCTAGAATTATTCTGGGTGATCCAACTTCCATTCTGGTTGACATACTTTACTACGTTCTTAAGTGAACTCATCATCATGGGAATCACCGCACCACTATTCTACTACTTAGACAAGCGCCTAAACTTCCGCAAATTGATGGAAGGTTAA
- a CDS encoding D-alanine--D-alanine ligase family protein, which produces MEIIVLFGGKSAEHDISILTATAIMQNIQYDRHSVTPVYIDRQGHWFKGSNMTEKPDAQVNFQLDQVGQAIVPTDVLLEGTDQIVFPALHGPNGEDGTIQGLFESLNVAYVGAGVLASSAGMDKIVSKHLLNQAGLPQVPFVALTSYEWEKDQEVAIEKVTNELAYPVFVKPANMGSSVGVSEAIDDASLLAALTLAFRYDRRVLVETSVQNPREVELAILGNDEVFVSVPGELAKGQGFYNYEEKYLKNTTEMIIPAAIDEPTVAKLQDYARKAFLALDGSGLSRADFFLTETGEIYINEVNTLPGFTQFSMYPSLWEASGKSYADLLEELIQLGLSRYNKKQSIQQSL; this is translated from the coding sequence ATGGAAATTATCGTTTTATTCGGTGGAAAAAGTGCGGAGCATGATATTTCTATCTTAACCGCAACAGCCATCATGCAAAATATTCAATACGATCGCCATAGCGTAACACCGGTATATATTGACCGCCAAGGCCACTGGTTTAAAGGTAGCAACATGACAGAAAAACCAGATGCGCAAGTAAACTTTCAGCTAGACCAAGTGGGCCAAGCGATCGTGCCTACTGATGTTTTGCTAGAAGGGACTGACCAAATCGTCTTCCCAGCACTACACGGACCGAACGGGGAAGACGGGACCATTCAAGGTTTATTCGAAAGTTTAAACGTGGCTTACGTTGGTGCAGGCGTCTTAGCGTCGTCGGCTGGTATGGATAAGATTGTCTCAAAACACTTGCTCAATCAAGCGGGCTTACCGCAAGTGCCATTTGTGGCCCTAACTTCATATGAATGGGAGAAGGACCAGGAAGTGGCCATTGAAAAAGTAACCAATGAACTGGCATACCCAGTATTTGTGAAACCAGCCAATATGGGGTCAAGCGTTGGGGTATCTGAAGCGATTGATGATGCTTCATTATTAGCAGCCTTAACCTTAGCTTTCCGTTATGACCGCCGTGTTTTAGTTGAAACCAGCGTGCAAAATCCGCGTGAAGTGGAACTAGCAATCTTGGGGAACGACGAAGTTTTCGTTTCAGTACCTGGTGAATTAGCAAAAGGGCAAGGTTTCTACAACTATGAAGAGAAATACTTGAAAAATACCACTGAGATGATCATTCCGGCAGCGATTGACGAGCCAACGGTGGCGAAATTGCAAGACTATGCACGTAAGGCTTTCCTAGCCTTAGACGGGTCAGGTTTATCGCGGGCGGACTTTTTCCTAACTGAAACTGGTGAAATTTATATTAATGAGGTCAACACCTTACCAGGCTTCACCCAATTTTCTATGTACCCATCTTTGTGGGAAGCGAGCGGCAAATCTTACGCTGATTTATTAGAAGAATTGATTCAATTAGGATTAAGTCGCTATAATAAGAAACAAAGTATTCAGCAGTCACTCTAG
- a CDS encoding DEAD/DEAH box helicase: protein MKFNEMNLSKPLLRAIEEMGFEEATPIQAQTIPMALEGKDVFGQAQTGTGKTAAFGLPLLEKVHETGGVQALIIEPTRELAVQTGEELYRLGKFKGIHTTTVYGGASIGHQIKLLKKNPPVVIGTPGRILDLIKRGVLKLNNVETLVLDEADEMLKMGFVEDIESIIRELPTERQTLLFSATVPQEIKRIADNFMNDPATVHVKTKQMTADLIDQYYSRCKDYEKFDLLTRFIDVQNPELSIVFARTKRRVDEVARGLVERGYSAEGIHGDLSQDKRLGVLRNFKNGKLDILVATDVAARGLDISGVTHVYNFDIPQDPESYVHRIGRTGRAGKEGMSVTFVTSNEMSYLRTIEDLTKKQMSALRPPTTQEALSGQLSNVVEVVKELIEVEDTGMYQEAITYLSENYTEDEIALALVRSLVKDPSSVKVEITPERPLPNRNKRNFHRNASNRNAGGNRDRNGKGGGYKGDRKGGYKGNAKDKNRNNYDRKKSNGGNKQSKGKSAEFKIR, encoded by the coding sequence ATGAAATTTAATGAAATGAATCTATCAAAGCCACTGCTTCGCGCGATCGAAGAGATGGGTTTTGAGGAAGCAACACCCATCCAAGCACAAACGATTCCGATGGCACTTGAGGGGAAAGATGTCTTTGGACAAGCCCAAACAGGTACTGGTAAAACAGCCGCTTTTGGTTTGCCATTACTAGAAAAAGTACATGAAACTGGTGGCGTACAAGCCCTAATTATTGAACCAACTCGTGAATTAGCTGTGCAAACAGGTGAAGAATTATACCGCCTTGGTAAATTTAAAGGGATCCACACAACAACTGTATACGGTGGTGCGTCAATCGGACACCAAATCAAATTATTGAAGAAAAACCCACCAGTTGTAATTGGTACACCAGGTCGTATCTTAGACCTTATCAAACGTGGCGTGTTGAAATTAAACAATGTGGAAACATTGGTATTAGATGAAGCAGACGAAATGTTGAAAATGGGCTTTGTTGAAGATATCGAATCAATTATTCGTGAATTACCGACAGAACGCCAAACGCTACTTTTCTCTGCAACAGTACCGCAAGAGATCAAACGTATTGCAGATAACTTCATGAATGACCCAGCAACTGTTCATGTCAAAACAAAACAAATGACTGCGGACTTAATTGATCAATATTATTCACGTTGTAAAGACTACGAAAAATTCGACTTATTAACACGTTTTATCGATGTGCAAAATCCTGAATTGTCAATCGTTTTCGCCCGTACAAAACGTCGCGTTGACGAAGTGGCACGTGGATTAGTTGAACGTGGTTACTCAGCTGAAGGTATCCACGGTGACTTGAGCCAAGATAAACGTTTAGGCGTTTTACGTAACTTCAAAAACGGTAAATTAGATATCCTAGTAGCGACAGACGTTGCTGCACGTGGTTTGGATATTTCAGGTGTAACACACGTTTACAACTTCGATATTCCACAAGACCCAGAATCATACGTTCACCGTATTGGTCGTACAGGTCGTGCCGGTAAAGAAGGTATGTCAGTTACATTTGTTACTAGTAACGAAATGTCTTACTTACGTACAATTGAAGACCTAACCAAGAAACAAATGTCTGCCCTACGTCCACCTACGACACAAGAAGCATTAAGTGGTCAATTGTCTAACGTAGTTGAAGTCGTTAAAGAGTTAATTGAAGTAGAAGATACAGGTATGTATCAAGAGGCAATTACTTACTTATCAGAAAACTACACTGAAGACGAAATTGCCTTAGCATTAGTTCGTTCATTAGTGAAAGATCCTTCTTCTGTAAAAGTAGAAATCACACCGGAACGTCCATTACCTAACCGTAACAAACGTAACTTCCACCGTAATGCGTCAAACCGCAATGCTGGCGGAAACCGTGACCGTAACGGTAAAGGCGGCGGCTACAAAGGCGACCGTAAAGGTGGCTACAAAGGTAACGCTAAAGACAAAAACCGTAACAACTACGACCGTAAAAAGTCAAACGGTGGTAACAAACAATCAAAAGGCAAATCAGCAGAATTTAAAATTCGTTAG
- the acpS gene encoding holo-ACP synthase: MIIGLGTDLVETARIKEAIAGNSRFVGKLLTDKELSTYQEIYNEKRQIEFVAGRWAAKEAFAKAYGTGISSQLHFHDIEVSNDDQRKPIIICNKVTSPIHITISHTDHYATATVIIED; this comes from the coding sequence ATGATTATTGGTTTAGGAACAGATTTAGTTGAAACAGCACGAATTAAGGAGGCGATTGCCGGGAATTCACGCTTCGTCGGTAAATTACTCACAGATAAAGAACTCAGCACTTATCAAGAGATTTATAATGAAAAACGGCAGATAGAATTTGTTGCTGGTCGTTGGGCTGCCAAAGAAGCCTTCGCCAAAGCTTACGGAACAGGTATTTCAAGTCAGCTACATTTTCACGACATTGAAGTCTCTAACGATGACCAACGTAAACCCATCATTATTTGCAATAAGGTCACAAGTCCGATTCATATCACCATCAGTCACACTGACCATTATGCTACTGCAACGGTTATTATTGAGGACTAA